A genome region from Microtus ochrogaster isolate Prairie Vole_2 chromosome 1, MicOch1.0, whole genome shotgun sequence includes the following:
- the Rps29 gene encoding 40S ribosomal protein S29 codes for MGHQQLYWSHPRKFGQGSRSCRVCSNRHGLIRKYGLNMCRQCFRQYAKDIGFIKLD; via the exons ATGGGTCACCAGCAGCTCTACTGGAGTCACCCGCGGAAGTTCGGCCAGGGATCCCGCTCCTG CCGCGTCTGCTCAAACCGCCACGGTCTGATCCGGAAATACGGGCTGAACATGTGCCGCCAGTGTTTCCGGCAGTACGCGAAGGACATCGGCTTCATTAAG TTGGACTAA